One segment of Ipomoea triloba cultivar NCNSP0323 chromosome 12, ASM357664v1 DNA contains the following:
- the LOC116000180 gene encoding probable E3 ubiquitin-protein ligase TRIML1 yields MRETMAKEEECAQSQKPKSEDGEKSSTLFSPGFRSVAAMAGWDEEALLMASLVVEDTPDRNPKHKKRTSLLNSTTPSTNSRRKRRAQIRATVLDLEDEVECEKKETSGTADSKKGGNAESKSKAKEPSPDHPPIPCSIDKLREELSCAICLEICFEPSTTPCGHSFCKKCLRSAADKCGKKCPKCRQLISNGRSCTVNTVLWNTIQLLFPQEVEARKASIGKVQQQSPARTHHHNSRNRRVAMLNNNSSPEAESEQQHHQSLGRANTSRSRVRRQSERPSRGDFVSLRPRRELPSQDEDSALALRLQREEFMAAFRDDSEEQEQGRRTSNYRDSEEQQRRRTSSLAVARANLRAMASRAINIRTRSRGT; encoded by the exons ATGAGAGAAACAATGGCGAAGGAAGAGGAGTGCGCTCAGTCCCAGAAGCCAAAATCTGAAGATGGAGAAAAATCTAGCACTCTCTTTAGCCCTGGTTTCCGATCCGTGGCGGCGATGGCTGGTTGGGACGAAGAGGCGCTTCTAATGGCGTCTCTCGTAGTAGAAGACACTCCCGACCGAAATCCCAAACACAAAAAACGCACTTCTCTCCTCAATTCCACCACTCCATCCACCAATTCCAGAAG GAAAAGGAGGGCTCAGATACGCGCGACGGTTCTCGATCTCGAAGACGAAGTTGAATGCGAGAAAAAGGAGACCAGTGGAACTGCCGACAGTAAGAAAGGAGGAAATGCTGAGTCAAAGTCAAAGGCAAAAGAGCCATCACCAGACCATCCACCCATCCCCTGCAGCATTGATAAGCTTCGTGAAGAGCTTTCTTGTGCT ATTTGTTTGGAGATTTGTTTTGAACCAAGTACCACTCCTTGTGGACACAG TTTTTGTAAAAAGTGTTTGCGATCTGCTGCTGATAAGTGCGGGAAGAAATGCCCAAAATGCAGGCAGCTTATCAG CAATGGAAGATCTTGCACTGTGAATACAGTTCTCTGGAATACAATTCAGTTATTATTTCCACAAGAAGTTGAAGCAAGGAAGGCTAGTATTGGTAAAGTTCAGCAACAAAGTCCAGCAAGAACTCATCATCATAATAGTCGAAATCGAAGAGTTGCGAtgttaaataataatagtagtccAGAGGCAGAAAGTGAGCAGCAGCATCATCAAAGCCTGGGAAGGGCAAACACCAGCAGGAGTAGAGTAAGAAGACAGAGTGAGAGGCCAAGTAGAGGCGATTTCGTGAGTTTAAGGCCAAGAAGGGAGTTGCCAAGCCAGGATGAGGATTCTGCATTGGCATTGAGATTGCAAAGAGAGGAATTCATGGCAGCTTTCAGGGATGATTCTGAGGAGCAGGAGCAAGGCAGGAGGACATCAAATTACAGGGATTCTGAAGAACAACAACGCAGGAGGACCTCCTCCCTTGCAGTGGCCAGAGCAAATCTGAGAGCTATGGCGTCAAGAGCCATTAACATTCGAACTAGAAGTCGGGGAACATAA
- the LOC115998636 gene encoding uncharacterized protein LOC115998636, with protein sequence MANIPEHRKWMYNRLLPGKRGYTDEFLIGVEEFVNYASTLPVYKASMEIRCPCSKCKNRVHLSADDVRVHLYKKGFEPNYWIWTCHDELAPSIQSHMNEGPSESNRYEQMVFDVSGPSDELALSIQPHMNEGPSESNRYEQMVFDVSGPSVFPLNGDNDQDEEPHSSARNFYDLLDLARQPLSKNVGEETELAYALMMMNIKTTFNIPQLAMDQIFQYNNRMMGPNNRVPTRYSDAKKLLTKLGLGHEKIDCCINSCMLYYKSEINDRHCKFCGEPRFKPHPPGFARAKEIPRKRMHYIPLIPRLQRLYASHSSASHMRWHYENLRESGIMCHPSDGEAWKHFDSRFPDFAADPRNVRLGLCSTGFSPFGFNAKSYSCWPVMVVPYNLPPSMCMTPPTTFLTCIIPGKKNPKANIDVYLQPLIDELQILWKTGVLTYDASLKQNFMMRAALMWTINDFLVYGMLSGWQTTGKLACPYCLQYSKSFYLKNDHKTCWFDCHRQFLPMNHSWRKNRDAFIKRRVEKSKPPPIWTGDELFHSLKNIPRIIDGPIDRIEGFGQSHNWKKKSIFWDLPYWKDNLLRHNLDVMHIEKNVFDNIFYTVMDVKGTTKNKDTPSARLDMKDVCNRPQLELVEENGHFLMPKASYSLNRNNQLVVYEWLRTLKLSDGFSSNLATCVESTSSKLIGMSSHDCDIFMQFLLPVAFMFLPSCYWKPLTELSAFFRNLCSTSLRVDKISEMENSIALTLCKLERFFPPALFDCMEHLPVHLPYEARLGGPIQYRWMYPFERFLNHLKSKMKNKRYVEGSIADAYMLEESTHFASFYFDDHVKSRTKIGQNLNDGGINPNFPVTLSIFNQPGRSMGKRKTRYLSAEECFLAHQYVLLNCEEVQPILRLYEKGLRRYNPGCTDQDVDDEVKRNFAHWFKEYVYNSRNNVSNQSLIDLASGPLMEVNTYTGYVVNGFKFHTEVHCRRKSTSNFGVSIKGTGLTQFESNCFGTLQEVVEVEYPNDPIKKVVLFKCEWFDPTLNVGSRLNSEYGIAEVHCKKRSKKYGPFIIAQSASQVCYIPYPQGIKEKMNWWVVLNVQPRGTIDSTYSSSYSYQQQNIMLPTYGGSQSIEDDVQDLVHKPLQMNEVELTQSENQGSDERAQTENSEEDDSEEIEEEDNDDFIEDDSGDSDDKDSTPSEDDDNEQSEDDEGEF encoded by the exons ATGGCTAATATACCTGAACATCGAAAATGGATGTATAACCGATTGTTACCTGGAAAAAGGGGATACACTGATGAGTTCTTAATAGGTGTTGAGGAATTTGTAAATTATGCTAGCACACTTCCTGTATACAAGGCTTCAATGGAGATTAGGTGCCCATGTAGTAAGTGTAAAAATAGAGTACACTTGTCTGCAGATGATGTTCGTGTTCATTTGTATAAGAAGGGTTTTGAACCAAATTATTGGATTTGGACATGTCACGATGAGCTTGCCCCTTCAATACAATCACATATGAACGAAGGCCCGAGTGAAAGCAATCGGTATGAACAAATGGTTTTTGATGTATCTGGTCCATCAGATGAGCTTGCCCTTTCAATACAACCACATATGAACGAAGGCCCGAGTGAAAGCAATCGGTATGAACAAATGGTTTTTGATGTATCTGGTCCATCAGTTTTTCCATTAAATGGCGATAATGACCAAGATGAAGAGCCACATAGTAGTGCAAGAAACTTCTATGATTTGCTAGATCTTGCGAGACAACCTTTATCAAAAAATGTTGGTGAAGAAACAGAGTTGGCATATgcattgatgatgatgaatatcAAGACAACTTTTAATATACCACAGCTAGCAATGGATCAGATATTTCAGTATAATAACCGTATGATGGGTCCCAATAATCGAGTACCTACTCGGTATTCTGATGCCAAAAAATTACTTACAAAACTTGGTCTTGGACATGAGAAGATTGATTGTTGTATAAACAGTTGTATGTTGTACTATAAGTCTGAAATCAATGACAGACACTGTAAGTTTTGTGGTGAGCCAAGATTTAAACCACATCCACCTGGATTTGCTCGTGCAAAAGAGATACCACGCAAAAGAATGCATTACATTCCTCTCATCCCTAGATTGCAACGTTTGTATGCATCACATAGCTCTGCTTCACACATGCGGTGGCATTATGAAAATCTTCGTGAATCTGGTATTATGTGTCATCCTTCAGATGGGGAAGCATGGAAGCACTTTGATAGTAGATTTCCTGATTTCGCAGCAGATCCTCGAAATGTGAGATTAGGCTTGTGTTCTACTGGATTTTCTCCATTTGGTTTCAATGCAAAGTCGTACTCTTGTTGGCCTGTTATGGTTGTTCCATATAATCTCCCACCTTCAATGTGTATGACTCCACCAACCACATTCTTAACTTGTATTATTCCTGGGAAGAAGAACCCAAAAGCCAATATTGATGTCTATCTGCAGCCTTTAATTGATGAACTTCAAATATTATGGAAAACAGGTGTCTTAACTTATGATGCATcacttaaacaaaattttatgatgCGAGCTGCGTTAATGTGGACCATCAATGACTTTCTTGTGTACGGTATGCTATCTGGATGGCAGACAACCGGGAAACTAGCATGTCCTTATTGTCTTCAGTATTCTAAATCATTTTATTTGAAGAATGACCATAAAACATGTTGGTTTGATTGTCACCGTCAGTTCCTTCCAATGAATCACTCATGGAGGAAGAATCGAGATGCTTTCATCAAACGACGGGTAGAGAAATCAAAACCTCCACCCATTTGGACAGGGGATGAGTTGTTTCATAGTTTGAAAAATATTCCAAGGATTATTGATGGGCCAATTGATCGCATTGAGGGATTTGGACAATCacataattggaaaaaaaagagtatatttTGGGATTTGCCTTATTGGAAAGATAACTTGCTACGCCATAATCTTGATGTGATGCATATAGAGAAAAATGTGTTTGACAACATCTTCTACACTGTTATGGATGTCAAAGGCACAACCAAAAACAAAGACACACCTAGTGCACGTCTTGATATGAAGGACGTTTGTAATAGGCCACAACTTGAGTTGGTAGAAGAGAATGGACATTTTCTTATGCCCAAGGCAAGCTACAGTTTGAATCGTAATAATCAATTGGTTGTCTATGAGTGGTTACGGACTTTGAAGTTATCTGATGGGTTTTCTTCTAATTTGGCTACATGTGTTGAGTCCACATCTTCTAAATTAATTGGGATGAGCAGTCATGATTGCGATATTTTTATGCAATTTCTTTTACCTGTAGCGTTCATGTTTTTACCAAGCTGTTATTGGAAGCCTTTGACTGAGTTAAGTGCGTTTTTTCGAAATCTTTGCTCTACATCCCTACGTGTGGACAAAATAAGTGAAATGGAAAACTCGATTGCTTTAACGTTGTGTAAGTTAGAACGTTTTTTTCCTCCAGCACTGTTTGACTGCATGGAACACTTGCCTGTCCATCTTCCCTATGAAGCACGTTTAGGTGGCCCAATACAATATCGTTGGATGTATCCATTTGAAAGATTTCTTAATCACTTGAAAtccaaaatgaaaaataagagaTATGTTGAGGGTTCAATTGCTGATGCATATATGCTTGAAGAGTCAACACACTTtgcatcattttattttgacGATCATGTGAAGAGTAGAACAAAGATAGGTCAGAACCTAAATGATGGAGGCATTAATCCCAACTTTCCAGTTACTTTGTCAATATTTAATCAACCAGGTCGGTCGATGGGCAAGAGAAAAACAAGATATTTGAGTGCAGAAGAATGTTTCTTAGCTCATCAATATGTCTTACTTAATTGTGAGGAGGTTCAACCCATTTTAAG GTTGTATGAAAAAGGTTTACGGCGTTACAATCCTGGTTGTACTGATCAAGATGTAGATGATGAAGTTAAAAGGAATTTTGCACATTGGTTTAAAGAATAT gtATATAACTCAAGGAACAATGTGTCTAACCAATCACTCATTGATTTGGCATCTGGGCCGTTGATGGAGGTAAACACATACACGGGATATGTTGTTAATGGTTTCAAGTTTCATACTGAAGTACATTGTCGTAGAAAGTCAACTTCTAACTTTGGAGTGTCTATTAAAGGAACTGGTTTAACACAGTTTGAATCAAATTGTTTTGGCACGTTGCAAGAGGTTGTTGAGGTTGAGTACCCAAATGACCCAATTAAAAAGGTAGTTCTCTTTAAGTGTGAGTGGTTTGACCCAACACTGAATGTTGGATCACGATTGAATTCTGAATATGGTATCGCTGAGGTGCATTGCAAAAAACGATCTAAGAAGTATGGTCCTTTTATCATTGCACAAAGCGCATCTCAAGTGTGTTATATTCCATACCCACAAGGTATAAAGGAAAAAATGAATTGGTGGGTAGTGTTAAATGTACAACCTAGAGGAACTATTGACAGCACTTATAGCTCTAGTTATTCATATCAACAACAGAACATAATGTTGCCTACATATGGGGGTAGTCAAAGTATTGAAGATGACGTGCAAGACTTAGTGCACAAACCATTACAAATGAATgaagtggaattaactcaaagcGAAAATCAAGGGTCTGATGAACGTGCCCAAACTGAAAATTCTGAAGAAGATGATAGTGAAGAGATTGAAGAAGAGGACAATGATGATTTTATAGAAGATGATAGTGGAGATTCTGATGACAAAGATTCTACACCATCAGAGGATGATGATAATGAGCAATCCGAAGATGACGAGggtgaattttaa
- the LOC115998350 gene encoding uncharacterized protein LOC115998350, whose product MKKEGRQNGMVPWSPRSGPSTSANKLSDSPPTAAGLLLRVSPTRIRSKCGGKAKDKAKAKGTHKLRSRDVVVSSYRLTTWRVADGGPGFKFSGLSATGILDRLAAADYMDYDYDYDHDHDQNHDYMDNDYDYDYDSDHVHEESGSLDYFPPGLIVDLDFAPSPLSLEIEADDYGDLDGGDDVDDDAMSFCEVGFLWEQVEGDEGWCLVEEM is encoded by the coding sequence ATGAAGAAAGAAGGTCGCCAAAATGGAATGGTCCCATGGAGCCCCAGATCCGGCCCCTCCACCTCCGCCAACAAACTATCCGACTCGCCGCCAACGGCGGCCGGGCTCTTGCTCAGAGTCTCCCCGACTCGCATCCGCTCCAAGTGCGGTGGTAAAGCCAAGGACAAGGCCAAGGCCAAGGGAACGCACAAGCTCAGATCCAGAGACGTCGTCGTTTCTAGCTATAGATTGACCACTTGGCGAGTCGCCGATGGCGGACCTGGCTTTAAATTTTCCGGTTTATCGGCCACCGGGATTTTGGATCGATTGGCCGCCGCCGATTACATGGATTATGATTACGATTACGATCACGATCACGATCAAAATCACGATTACATGGATAATGATTACGATTACGATTACGATTCCGATCACGTGCACGAAGAATCCGGCAGTTTGGATTATTTCCCACCCGGTTTAATTGTCGATTTGGATTTCGCCCCATCGCCGTTGTCCCTCGAAATTGAGGCGGACGATTACGGTGACCTAGACGGCGGCGATGACGTCGACGACGATGCGATGAGCTTCTGTGAGGTGGGATTCCTGTGGGAACAAGTAGAGGGAGATGAAGGTTGGTGTCTAGTTGAagaaatgtaa
- the LOC115998700 gene encoding probable carboxylesterase 11, which translates to MPSVGVQFSSVVFKRMLKHRLQSRIQNIDVDGSDGAASFGVTSRPEGEPIAPVNPVFTDGVATKDIHIDPLTSLSLRIFLPDTCLNSPDSHAKLQSKSKDNDSFKKKDSSSGSDPNQPLFRRNSINSFAINDIANVSQTGSNGHNRRNSDGCDIDVSLLSGENGAYSGYSPAGKKHRKLPVMLQFHSGGFVSGSNNTVANDLFCRRIAKLCDVIVLGVGYRLAPENRYPAAFEDGLKVLQWLAKQSNLAGCSKSVSKNKRGGGGGGADLRKSDVHNHVPDAFGASMVEPWLAAHADPSRCVLLGVSCGGNIADYVTQNAVEAGKLLDPVRVVAQVLMYPFFIGSDPTNSEIKLANSYFYDKETCILAWKLLFPEEEFDLDHPAANPLVPGRGPPLKQMPPTLTVVAEHDWMQDRAIAYAGELRKVNVDAPVLCYKDAVHEFATIGMLLKTPQAQACAEDIAIWVKKYISLRGNELSY; encoded by the exons ATGCCTAGCGTCGGTGTACAATTCTCCAGTGTTGTGTTTAAGCGTATGTTGAAGCATCGGCTGCAGAGCCGAATCCAAAACATAGACGTAGATGGAAGCGATGGCGCCGCCTCATTTGGCGTTACGTCTCGGCCGGAGGGGGAACCGATCGCCCCCGTTAATCCTGTGTTCACCGACGGCGTCGCCACCAAGGATATACATATCGATCCCTTAACTTCTCTCTCCCTCAGAATTTTCCTTCCCGATACCTGCCTTAACTCTCCGGACTCCCATGCCAAGCTCCAATCCAAATCTAAGGACAATGATTCGTTTAAAAAGAAGGATTCCTCCTCAGGATCCGATCCTAATCAGCCTCTTTTTCGCCGGAACAGCATTAATTCTTTTGCCATTAACGATATTGCGAATGTTTCGCAGACGGGGAGTAACGGTCATAATCGGAGAAATAGCGATGGATGCGACATTGACGTGAGTTTGTTAAGCGGCGAGAATGGGGCGTACAGCGGATATTCACCGGCCGGTAAGAAACATCGAAAATTGCCGGTGATGTTGCAATTTCACTCTGGCGGATTTGTTAGCGGGAGCAACAATACGGTGGCGAATGATTTGTTCTGTAGGAGAATTGCGAAACTGTGCGATGTGATTGTTTTGGGAGTTGGATACAGGTTAGCCCCGGAGAATCGGTACCCGGCAGCCTTTGAGGATGGGTTGAAGGTGCTGCAATGGTTGGCGAAGCAATCGAATTTGGCAGGATGTAGTAAATCAGTGAGTAAGAACAAgcgcggtggtggtggtggaggggCAGATTTGAGAAAGTCTGATGTTCACAATCATGTTCCCGATGCCTTTGGAGCATCAATGGTGGAGCCTTGGTTGGCTGCTCATGCTGATCCATCAAG ATGTGTCCTTCTCGGGGTAAGCTGTGGGGGAAACATTGCAGATTATGTGACTCAGAACGCTGTAGAGGCAGGTAAGCTTTTGGACCCAGTAAGGGTGGTCGCACAGGTTTTGATGTACCCTTTTTTCATTGGAAGTGATCCAACAAATTCAGAGATAAAACTGGCAAATTCCTATTTCTACGACAAGGAGACATGTATACTTGCATGGAAATTATTATTTCCTGAGGAGGAGTTCGATTTAGACCACCCTGCTGCCAATCCACTTGTCCCGGGAAGGGGTCCTCCATTAAAGCAGATGCCTCCAACATTGACAGTAGTGGCAGAGCATGACTGGATGCAAGATAGAGCCATTGCATACGCAGGGGAACTCCGGAAGGTCAATGTTGATGCTCCTGTTCTCTGCTACAAGGATGCAGTCCATGAATTTGCAACAATTGGCATGCTTCTTAAGACTCCTCAAGCTCAAGCTTGTGCTGAGGACATTGCGATCTGGGTTAAGAAGTATATTTCACTTCGAGGCAATGAGCTTTCATACTAA
- the LOC115998896 gene encoding uncharacterized protein LOC115998896, which translates to MKKQGCQYGIVPLNSRLGPCIFANKLYDSPPTAAGLLIRVPGKPTIHIRSKCFRPPYSVGKAKDKGTHKLKSRDVVVSSSRLTTWRVTEGGPGFKFSGLSATGILDHLAVANYMDDCDYDYNDVHE; encoded by the coding sequence ATGAAGAAACAAGGTTGCCAATATGGTATAGTCCCATTGAACTCAAGATTAGGCCCATGCATCTTCGCCAACAAGTTGTACGACTCGCCCCCAACGGCGGCGGGGCTCTTGATCAGAGTCCCCGGGAAGCCCACTATCCACATCCGGTCCAAGTGCTTCCGCCCCCCATATTCGGTCGGTAAAGCCAAGGACAAGGGGACGCACAAGCTCAAGTCCCGCGACGTCGTCGTTTCTAGCTCTAGATTGACCACTTGGCGGGTCACGGAGGGCGGCCCCGGCTTTAAATTTTCCGGATTATCGGCCACAGGGATTTTGGATCACTTGGCCGTCGCCAATTACATGGACGATTGTGATTACGATTATAATGATGTGCACGAATAA